One Burkholderia cepacia genomic window carries:
- a CDS encoding porin: MKKTLVAGACTAALFAPLAHAQSSVTLYGLIDAGIVYTNNANGASLWRLNSGTVNGSRVGFRGTEDLGGGLKALFVLENGFNVNNGGLGQDGKLFGRHAYVGLSQSGYGTLTLGRQYDTMVDFVAPLSATAGDFGDTSFAHPFDNDNLNHSLRINNAVKYTSETYAGFKVGAMYAFSNATSFGANRAYSVAASYTNGPLKLAGAYLQMNGTKGSTSASPGATDAAEAKSLNQGGWSIGSDRMRSYGGGISYGFGPATVGFVYTRAQYDNTGSFGSTGQVAFNNYDVNVRYAVTPAFSVGAAYVYTDASVSNPDSRHGTDPKWHQVDLQAVYKLSRRTDVYAEAMYQHASGRGYQAFIDGSGGASSTANQIVGTIGMRTRF, from the coding sequence TTGAAAAAAACCCTCGTCGCCGGCGCATGCACCGCCGCGCTGTTCGCCCCGCTCGCTCACGCACAGAGCTCGGTCACGCTATACGGCCTGATCGATGCCGGCATCGTCTACACCAACAACGCCAACGGTGCGTCGCTGTGGCGCCTGAACAGCGGCACCGTCAACGGCAGTCGGGTCGGGTTTCGCGGCACCGAGGATCTCGGCGGCGGCCTGAAGGCGCTGTTCGTGCTCGAGAACGGCTTCAACGTGAACAACGGCGGGCTCGGGCAGGACGGCAAGCTGTTCGGCCGCCACGCGTACGTCGGCCTGAGCCAGAGCGGCTATGGCACGCTGACGCTCGGCCGCCAGTACGACACGATGGTCGACTTCGTCGCGCCGCTGTCCGCCACGGCCGGCGACTTCGGCGACACGAGCTTCGCGCATCCGTTCGACAACGACAACCTGAACCACTCGCTGCGCATCAACAACGCGGTCAAGTACACGAGCGAAACCTACGCGGGCTTCAAGGTCGGTGCGATGTACGCGTTCTCGAACGCGACCAGCTTCGGCGCGAACCGCGCATACAGCGTCGCGGCGAGCTACACGAACGGCCCGCTGAAGCTGGCGGGCGCGTACCTGCAGATGAACGGCACGAAGGGCTCGACCAGCGCGAGCCCGGGCGCGACCGACGCGGCCGAAGCGAAAAGCCTGAACCAGGGCGGCTGGTCGATCGGCTCGGACCGCATGCGTTCGTACGGCGGCGGCATCAGCTACGGGTTCGGGCCGGCCACCGTCGGTTTCGTCTATACGCGCGCGCAGTACGACAACACGGGCTCGTTCGGCTCGACCGGCCAGGTCGCGTTCAACAACTACGACGTGAACGTGCGCTACGCGGTGACGCCGGCCTTCAGCGTCGGCGCGGCCTACGTGTACACGGACGCCAGCGTGTCGAACCCGGACAGCAGGCACGGCACCGATCCGAAGTGGCACCAGGTCGACCTGCAGGCCGTCTACAAGCTGTCGCGCCGCACGGACGTGTACGCGGAAGCGATGTATCAGCATGCATCGGGCCGCGGCTACCAGGCGTTCATCGACGGCTCGGGCGGCGCATCGAGCACCGCGAACCAGATCGTCGGCACGATCGGCATGCGCACGCGCTTCTGA
- a CDS encoding FUSC family protein, protein MKPQPAIEPPAAGYQRAGRWLDPLGDAARDWAASDGLIWLHLAKTVFAALLAMGIAMRLEMSQPRTAMTTVFVLMQPLSGMVFAKSFYRMLGTAAGLVAALALGGLFAQQPELYMAGITLWIGTCIALAVRNRHFRWYGFVLAGYTAALIGLPAVMTPQTLFQSALTRAAEVALGIACSGAVSALILPLSSAKALMRSLNARHAKFVAFASAALAGDVARGDFERRFADFVDDIVGFEANRAFASFEDPHIRARSRRLARLNSEFMNACTRLHALHQLVKRLRESRADAVLAALAPHLDALARRLAALDGELKRGPARATGALLDLRRFHSALPKAARASRRNIEEHAAGGLLDFDTAIELLYRFIGEYLGYADTYASLDQDDHAFERSVTHYAVKTNTFFVGFAFLRTVVAVGAMSVFWIASEWPSGPLAVIATAIACALSSTSPRAPKFVAQMSVGAAFATAVGYLFLCYVYPNIDGFPLLCAALAPVLGLGAFLAMRPGLSGYGIGFAVFFCLLAGPDNVIAYTPEVLINNGLAIVIAMLACSLVFAVVFPTRMPWLTGRIAHDLRRQVTLACEGAPDGLAQRFQSSTHDLMAQLRTLLVRRTRQHRDALRWMLSTLEVGHAVIDLRDEMNAFRASKPPQTLRWTGSIDAVLHALPRFFDDPTPGRHARTLKSVNLAIRAAQHTLQAWYAVPNERHRMQRIVGCLHFMRSALLDKDAPFNRHRH, encoded by the coding sequence ATGAAGCCACAACCTGCGATCGAGCCCCCTGCCGCCGGCTACCAACGAGCGGGACGCTGGCTCGATCCGCTCGGCGACGCGGCGCGCGACTGGGCCGCGAGCGACGGGCTGATCTGGCTGCACCTCGCGAAAACCGTGTTCGCGGCGCTGCTCGCGATGGGTATCGCGATGCGCCTGGAGATGTCGCAGCCGCGCACCGCGATGACGACCGTGTTCGTGCTGATGCAGCCGCTGTCGGGGATGGTGTTCGCGAAGAGTTTCTACCGCATGCTCGGCACGGCGGCCGGCCTCGTCGCCGCGCTCGCGCTCGGCGGGCTGTTCGCGCAGCAGCCCGAGCTGTACATGGCCGGCATCACGCTGTGGATCGGCACCTGCATCGCGCTCGCGGTGCGCAATCGCCACTTCCGCTGGTACGGCTTCGTGCTCGCCGGCTATACGGCCGCGCTGATCGGCCTGCCGGCCGTGATGACGCCGCAGACGCTGTTCCAGTCCGCGCTCACGCGCGCCGCGGAAGTGGCGCTCGGCATCGCCTGCTCGGGCGCGGTCAGCGCGCTGATCCTGCCGCTCAGCTCCGCGAAGGCGCTGATGCGCTCGCTGAACGCGCGTCACGCGAAGTTCGTTGCGTTCGCATCGGCCGCGCTCGCGGGCGACGTCGCGCGCGGCGATTTCGAGCGGCGCTTCGCGGATTTCGTCGACGACATCGTCGGCTTCGAGGCCAATCGCGCGTTCGCATCGTTCGAGGATCCGCACATCCGCGCGCGCAGCCGCCGGCTCGCGCGGCTGAACAGCGAGTTCATGAACGCGTGCACGCGGCTGCATGCGCTGCATCAGCTCGTCAAGCGCCTGCGCGAGAGCCGTGCGGACGCGGTGCTCGCGGCGCTGGCGCCGCATCTCGACGCGCTCGCGCGGCGGCTCGCCGCGCTCGACGGCGAGCTGAAACGCGGGCCGGCGCGCGCGACCGGCGCGTTGCTCGATCTGCGCCGCTTCCACAGCGCGTTGCCGAAAGCCGCGCGCGCGTCGCGGCGAAACATCGAGGAACATGCGGCCGGCGGCCTGCTCGACTTCGATACCGCGATCGAGCTGCTGTACCGCTTCATCGGCGAATACCTCGGCTACGCCGACACCTATGCGTCGCTCGACCAGGACGACCATGCGTTCGAGCGCTCGGTCACGCATTACGCGGTAAAGACCAATACGTTCTTCGTCGGCTTCGCGTTCCTGCGCACGGTCGTCGCCGTCGGTGCGATGAGCGTGTTCTGGATCGCGTCCGAATGGCCGAGCGGCCCGCTTGCCGTGATCGCCACCGCGATCGCGTGCGCGCTCAGCTCGACGTCGCCGCGCGCGCCGAAGTTCGTCGCGCAGATGAGCGTCGGCGCGGCGTTCGCGACCGCCGTCGGCTACCTGTTCCTGTGCTACGTGTATCCGAACATCGACGGCTTTCCGCTGCTGTGCGCGGCGCTCGCGCCGGTGCTCGGCCTCGGCGCGTTTCTCGCGATGCGGCCCGGGCTGTCCGGCTACGGGATCGGCTTCGCGGTGTTCTTCTGCCTGCTCGCGGGGCCCGACAACGTGATCGCGTATACGCCCGAGGTGCTGATCAACAACGGCCTGGCCATCGTCATCGCGATGCTCGCGTGTTCGCTCGTGTTCGCGGTCGTGTTCCCGACCCGGATGCCGTGGCTCACCGGCCGCATCGCGCACGACCTGCGCCGCCAGGTCACGCTGGCGTGCGAAGGCGCACCGGACGGCCTCGCGCAGCGCTTCCAGTCGAGCACCCACGACCTGATGGCGCAGCTGCGCACGCTGCTCGTGCGGCGCACGCGGCAGCATCGCGACGCGCTGCGCTGGATGCTGTCGACGCTCGAAGTCGGCCATGCGGTGATCGACCTGCGCGACGAAATGAACGCGTTCCGCGCATCGAAACCGCCGCAAACGCTGCGCTGGACCGGCTCGATCGACGCGGTGCTGCACGCGCTGCCGCGCTTCTTCGACGATCCGACGCCCGGCCGTCACGCGCGCACGCTGAAATCGGTGAATCTCGCGATCCGCGCCGCGCAGCACACGCTGCAGGCGTGGTATGCGGTGCCCAACGAGCGGCACCGGATGCAGCGCATCGTCGGCTGCCTGCACTTCATGCGCAGCGCGCTGCTGGACAAGGACGCGCCGTTCAACCGGCATCGCCATTGA
- a CDS encoding LysR family transcriptional regulator — translation MDTLQNMRVFSRVVETGSFTAAAQSLNSTTGAMSRAVSELEARLRTRLMNRSTRRLALTSAGESYLRRCRQILADVDRAEEEASCAHERPAGVLRMHSFASVGHHYVLPALTRYHAQFPDVSIELSLSQRMPDLFDGTSDMAVVTASSLPDSELVSHLLGSTFSILCASPDYVKRHGAPARPQDLAAHACLTLCTPAFPTHEWVLEGPEGVEQIHVAGPVQTNTAESLALAIRDGIGIGMLPLYSAIDALRDGTLVRVLPAHILQKMNVYALYPSRRFVDAKVRTWVEMLRAQVPGMIARDVEMLAALGREQQAA, via the coding sequence ATGGATACCCTACAAAACATGCGGGTGTTTTCGCGTGTCGTCGAGACGGGCAGTTTCACCGCCGCCGCGCAATCGCTGAATTCGACGACGGGCGCGATGTCGCGCGCGGTGTCGGAGCTCGAGGCGCGCCTGCGTACCCGTCTGATGAATCGTTCGACGCGCCGTCTCGCGCTCACGTCGGCCGGCGAAAGCTATCTGCGGCGCTGCCGCCAGATTCTCGCCGACGTCGACCGCGCGGAAGAAGAGGCGAGCTGCGCGCACGAACGGCCGGCCGGCGTGCTGCGCATGCACAGCTTCGCGAGCGTCGGTCATCACTATGTATTGCCCGCACTGACGCGCTATCACGCGCAGTTTCCGGACGTGTCGATCGAGCTGTCGCTGTCGCAGCGCATGCCCGACCTGTTCGACGGGACGAGCGACATGGCCGTCGTGACCGCGTCGTCGCTGCCCGATTCGGAACTCGTGTCGCACCTGCTCGGCTCGACCTTCAGCATCCTGTGCGCGTCGCCCGACTACGTGAAACGCCACGGCGCGCCGGCCCGTCCGCAGGATCTTGCCGCACACGCGTGCCTGACGCTGTGCACGCCCGCGTTCCCGACCCACGAATGGGTGCTCGAAGGGCCCGAAGGCGTCGAGCAGATCCACGTCGCGGGCCCGGTGCAGACCAATACGGCCGAATCGCTCGCGCTCGCGATCCGCGACGGCATCGGGATCGGCATGCTGCCGCTGTACTCGGCGATCGACGCGCTGCGCGACGGTACGCTCGTGCGCGTGCTGCCCGCGCACATCCTGCAGAAGATGAACGTGTACGCGCTGTATCCGTCGCGCCGCTTCGTCGATGCGAAGGTGCGGACATGGGTCGAGATGCTGCGTGCCCAGGTGCCGGGGATGATCGCGCGCGACGTCGAGATGCTGGCGGCGCTCGGCCGGGAGCAGCAGGCCGCTTGA
- a CDS encoding P1 family peptidase, with protein MRTRDLGIRIGLGTPGRFNAITDVPGVRVGHCTLNVDNGDASIRTGVTVIEPRAGAAHDAPCFAGVHVLNGNGDATGLEWIREAGLLTTPIAYTNTHSVGAVRDALVANEREAAAGRVYWCMPVVMETYDGLLNDIWGQHVSAAHVLRALAAAQTGPVAEGGVGGGTGMICHEFKGGIGTASRVLAADDAGGWTVGALVQANYGVREMLRVAGYPVGEVLRHVPSPFRAPDAQGEAGMGSIVVTIATDAPLLPHQCTRLAQRASVGLARVGGGTEDSSGDIFLAFATGNDGLPAANYGSKGAPTTGVKMVNNDHISALFVAAAEAVEEAIVNALVAGGDVESRGARVEGLGQARLLDALREVGWRPGRET; from the coding sequence ATGCGCACGAGGGATCTCGGCATCCGCATCGGACTCGGCACGCCGGGCCGCTTCAACGCGATCACGGACGTTCCGGGCGTGCGGGTCGGACATTGCACGCTGAACGTGGACAACGGCGACGCGTCGATCCGCACCGGCGTCACCGTCATCGAGCCGCGCGCGGGCGCCGCGCACGATGCGCCCTGTTTCGCGGGCGTGCACGTGCTGAACGGCAACGGCGATGCAACGGGGCTCGAATGGATCCGCGAAGCCGGCCTGCTCACCACGCCGATCGCCTATACGAACACGCACAGCGTCGGCGCGGTGCGCGATGCACTCGTCGCGAACGAGCGCGAGGCGGCGGCGGGCCGCGTGTACTGGTGCATGCCGGTCGTGATGGAAACCTACGACGGCCTGCTGAACGACATCTGGGGGCAGCACGTGAGTGCCGCGCACGTGTTGCGCGCGCTGGCCGCCGCGCAGACGGGGCCGGTTGCCGAAGGCGGCGTGGGCGGCGGCACGGGCATGATCTGCCACGAGTTCAAGGGCGGCATCGGCACCGCGTCGCGCGTGCTCGCGGCCGATGATGCGGGCGGCTGGACCGTCGGCGCGCTCGTCCAGGCGAACTACGGTGTGCGCGAGATGCTGCGCGTGGCCGGTTACCCGGTCGGCGAAGTGCTGCGGCACGTGCCTTCGCCGTTCCGCGCGCCGGACGCGCAAGGCGAGGCCGGGATGGGCTCGATCGTCGTGACGATCGCGACCGACGCGCCGTTGCTGCCGCATCAATGCACGCGGCTCGCGCAGCGCGCCAGTGTCGGGCTCGCGCGGGTTGGCGGCGGCACGGAGGATTCGAGCGGCGACATCTTCCTTGCGTTCGCCACCGGCAACGACGGCCTGCCGGCGGCGAACTACGGCAGCAAGGGGGCGCCGACCACCGGCGTGAAGATGGTCAACAACGACCATATTTCCGCGCTGTTCGTCGCGGCGGCGGAAGCGGTGGAGGAAGCGATCGTGAACGCGCTCGTCGCGGGCGGCGACGTCGAGTCGCGCGGTGCGCGGGTCGAAGGGCTGGGGCAGGCGCGCTTGCTGGACGCGTTGCGCGAGGTGGGGTGGCGGCCGGGGCGGGAGACGTAA
- a CDS encoding APC family permease has product MAMMSESTGTLQAAPATEDAPRALSQTLSVRDAVMITVSGVTPASSIFVIAPFAIQQAGSGAVLSFLLGGVLALAFALCYAELSAAHRSAGGEYVMAKRVFGTLPGYLTFITVLSVSVFIPAVLASGAAPYLNNALGTHFSNQSVALTIVLLSYLLGMLNIKTNAWITGAFLVVEIGVLMLIAGLGFGSPHRGAAALVAPVVASGNALVPATLAAIVPAIGTAIFCYNGFGSAAYLAEDLRGGNRNVAKAVIYSLLVILVVELIPLTAIVLGAPSLIELTKSADPIGYVVRSLSNPAVSRVVSGGIFLSVFNAIIAIVITMGRLLYSSGRHALWSRTCNRAFSTIHPRLESPWLATIALAVPSAGLVFVSSLDELTAFTVDLLLLIYLVVGLAALASRFVRRDVEHHYRMPLWPVTPLVAVAGAAYTLYTTLATATKPTDLIIIAGLLIAALAMYAVWARHSEAFRAL; this is encoded by the coding sequence ATGGCGATGATGTCGGAATCGACGGGCACGCTGCAAGCGGCGCCTGCAACGGAGGACGCGCCGCGCGCGCTGTCGCAGACGCTCAGCGTGCGCGATGCGGTGATGATCACCGTATCGGGCGTGACGCCCGCGAGCTCGATCTTCGTGATCGCGCCGTTCGCGATCCAGCAGGCCGGCAGCGGCGCCGTGCTGTCGTTCCTGCTCGGCGGCGTGCTCGCGCTCGCGTTCGCGCTCTGCTATGCGGAGCTCAGCGCCGCGCACCGCAGCGCGGGCGGCGAGTACGTGATGGCCAAGCGCGTGTTCGGCACGCTGCCCGGCTACCTGACCTTCATCACGGTGCTGTCCGTCAGCGTGTTCATCCCGGCCGTGCTCGCGAGCGGCGCCGCGCCTTACCTGAACAACGCGCTCGGCACGCACTTCAGCAACCAGTCGGTCGCGTTGACGATCGTGCTGCTCAGCTACCTGCTCGGCATGCTGAACATCAAGACGAACGCGTGGATCACGGGCGCGTTCCTGGTGGTCGAGATCGGCGTGCTGATGCTGATCGCGGGCCTCGGCTTCGGCTCCCCGCATCGCGGCGCCGCCGCGCTGGTCGCGCCGGTCGTCGCGAGCGGCAACGCGCTCGTGCCGGCGACGCTGGCCGCGATCGTGCCGGCGATCGGCACGGCGATCTTCTGCTACAACGGCTTCGGATCGGCCGCGTACCTCGCGGAAGACCTGCGCGGCGGCAACCGCAATGTCGCGAAGGCGGTGATCTACTCGCTGCTCGTGATCCTCGTCGTCGAACTGATTCCGCTCACCGCGATCGTGCTCGGCGCGCCGTCGCTGATCGAGCTGACGAAGAGTGCCGACCCGATCGGCTATGTCGTGCGTTCGCTCAGCAACCCGGCCGTGTCGCGTGTGGTCAGCGGCGGGATCTTCCTGTCGGTGTTCAACGCGATCATCGCGATCGTCATCACGATGGGCCGGCTGCTGTACAGCAGCGGCCGGCACGCGCTCTGGTCGCGCACCTGCAACCGTGCCTTCTCGACGATCCACCCGCGTCTCGAATCGCCGTGGCTCGCGACCATCGCGCTCGCGGTGCCGTCGGCGGGGCTCGTATTCGTGTCGAGCCTCGACGAGCTGACCGCGTTCACGGTCGACCTGCTGCTGCTGATCTACCTGGTCGTCGGGCTGGCCGCGCTCGCGAGCCGGTTCGTGCGCCGGGACGTCGAGCATCATTACCGGATGCCGCTGTGGCCCGTGACGCCGCTCGTCGCGGTGGCGGGCGCCGCGTACACGCTCTACACGACGCTGGCGACGGCCACGAAGCCGACCGACCTCATCATCATCGCCGGGCTGCTGATTGCCGCGCTCGCGATGTACGCGGTCTGGGCACGCCACAGCGAAGCATTCCGCGCGCTCTGA
- a CDS encoding DUF4148 domain-containing protein, translated as MKSLVVTAAAAVLLAAPALSFAQSAKSPVTRAQVLQELIDLESVGYNPARGESVNYPDDILAAQERLAAKRLAERKAGAAAYGPAGAAGAESGAVAKPAL; from the coding sequence GTGAAATCGCTCGTCGTTACCGCCGCCGCTGCCGTCCTGCTCGCTGCACCGGCCCTGTCGTTCGCCCAGTCGGCAAAGTCGCCCGTCACGCGCGCGCAAGTGCTGCAGGAGCTGATCGACCTCGAATCGGTCGGCTACAACCCGGCGCGCGGCGAATCCGTCAATTATCCGGACGACATCCTGGCGGCGCAGGAGCGTCTTGCGGCCAAGCGCCTCGCCGAACGCAAGGCCGGCGCAGCCGCATACGGCCCGGCCGGCGCGGCGGGCGCGGAATCGGGCGCGGTCGCGAAGCCGGCGCTGTAA